The window GATATTTCTTATTGTTGGTGAAATGGCGCAGGAAAGCGTTCCTAAAATCCTGAAAGCGGGTGATGGATCCATTCaacaatccatcgaaccactttatGCCGAGCTGGACAGAGTGTTTAAGAACACTCAGCACTTAATGGCGTCGCTATATTAGTGCAGCAGCGCAACGTTCCGTAATTTTCGGAGATGATCCTCGGGGTCCTTGCtaccatcatattctccaataGTTGGGGGCTTGTACCCCTTCGGTAGGTTCTCCTCGAGTACCCTTagatagaagggcacttgctcCTCGAGCATCTCCCTCGGCTCCTCCAGGAGGACTATATCTTTCCCTTTTTCGATTCTCTAGGCGGGGAACTCTCGCCCATGGAGGCCTAGTGTTGCTTTTTCTTGTGGTAATACTCCGGGCAAGGGTCACGATAGAAAGCATGGGGAAAATCCTCAAGCTATTTTCTTTTAGACCCCCTATCTAAAGCGTGGGTTTAGTTTTTCAAAACGGCGAGCATCTTGTGCGGTTGCGAAGTGGTGGTGTGCCTTTCGGAAGCCACTTTCCTCTTGTCTTCCTTGAACAACTCATATTCTCCTGCTATCATGATGACGTTGATTTTGCCCATCGTCACGTTCCATAACAGGTGAaggagattcccacagacgatgctaaattgatcctgtctggaatctgagtcagacgaaggctGGCTGAGCTAGTACTGGCGTTGACAGAGAGGTGACTTGGGCACACCTAGTGTATATACACTGGAAAAAAATGAACCCCCACGTGGTACTCCTAGATAGTGGTAACGAGACCGGCGATACTTTGACTCTGCGTACACTCAGACGAGCACACGGaacattagagaccagaaaccagggaaaaagtccccggcgcATGCcctcgacgctcaagttaggtactttttccccagaagaatagtgtacgaaAGAAAGAGAAATGTAGAAGACGAGTGCGTATGTGCGCGTACCTAGTTaacggagaggacctccctttttatatgacgacGCGTACCTTCAGAGCTTGCatgttgtcagagaatgtcgggtgtcagagcCTGTTGGATGAGAGAAGGTGTACGATGGTCTTCTATTGGTGAAAGGGAGGTTTCGTTCGTAGAGGATAGTAAAccattagaatattccctgacgtaTAGCAATGATTCCTTGATAggaggttacgattctctgacattGTCCTATCCGGATTTAGCTACGGATAGCTCAGGATGCCTGTTCATAGATACCACCTGACTTGAGTCTTGATAAGGAGGCTGAGTCGTGGCGACCCGCCCGGACTTTATCTGTTCTCTGTATCTGAGACTGGCGGGAGACCCATTCATTGCGCCTTGATCGCTGCATGACCGACCGGGAGTTGTCTTACTGAAAGTACCAGGCCTGACTACGTGGCCCAAGCTGAGGAAACCTGACCAGTCGGGGTAGGTATGGCACTACTCCAGGCTGCGTCTTATGTCCTAGATCTGAGACCCTGCTCTGTTTGTACCCGACCAGGAATTATGCTGCTGATGAAGTGAAACGGTCTAAGTCCTTTTTTCTTTTAACTGCCACGTCCATTTGACTGCTGACCACCACGTCCCTTTGACTTCCGACTATCCTTGACTGCCACGTTCCCTTGATTTCTTATTGTCTTTGACTACCACGTTCCCTTCACTTCTAACTGTCTGACCTTATCGAATCCCATTTTTAAATCAAGTTGctaaaagaaatattaaaatattcttttaggATTTAttcattttttcaatttttaatttagataaaatttGTTTAAGATATTTACAATAACATTAGAATATCATCACATAAAACAAATAtgaaaaactatagaaaaaaatatagatttatAATATCAATTCAATTGGAGAAATCGAAGagttttgaaattagagaaaatttagaattaaagttATTGATCgcctttatctttatttttattatcaggCGTTGCGGCTTTTGTTGCCGTCTCCTATAATTTTACTCTTTTACAGATAGATAAAAGAAATTATAAAAACATAAAGTCCTAAATCTGAGATACAACTTAAATCTACGTGAGTTTAGTCTGTATAATATGcgttgtgtgttttttttttttactttttattgtctttgaaatgtgcatttagattttttttttattttctaacctaacaaactttatatatatatatattaaaagaaaaaaaaaagttagttTGTACCTCCGTTCAGAATTGGAGCATCAGGGATGCATCCGTATGCATTTTTGGCCTTGAAGCAATGGCTCTATGAGATTAAACTCATGTCCGGCTCTGGTCGGACGGCATACTTCCCGTGCGGTTCATGTCCTGAGCAGAGATATATCGAGATACTTGAATAGAAAATGAATGCTTCTGCCATTTTATTTACCGCTGAGGAAATTTGGGTAGCAAGCTTTCTTCAATTTCCTCAAATTCATGCTGTGGGGACTGTTCTGTTCCTGTTCCTTCTCTCTCATTGTGTGCCTGTCCTCTGACACTACAGTCTCTCTCTCTCAGCTGTGCTTCATTCCTGATAGTGCAAGCAAAGCAACCACCCCACGCTTTTTATTTGGTTCGGTGATAATTCCCTGAACTTTCTTGTTTTCCTGGCCTGTAAAATTTCTGGCTCCGCTCTTTTCATCTTGCTCTTCAACCTTTGTGCTCCCTCACTTGGTCCCTTATTTAGTGCCTCGCTACCTCAACCCTCAAGTCACTTCTTGCTTCATTCATCTCCTTGTCCTTCTCGTTCTTGCTCTAACCATTGTCTCATCACCGCACGGGTCCAGGCATCATGGAGAGGCTACTGTTTACGCTACCTGTTTGGTTGGGGTGCTGCTTGGCGATGAGGTGGAGTACTTGAATGCTAGGGGGGATCTCTAGGTTGAGGAAGACGTCTGTTTTTCACCAAATCGAAACcgatttcttcatcttctttcttttgCAGTTTTTGCAACAAACTCACACCTTCTCTTCCTGATTGAAGTACTGCTATCTTTTCCTCGTCGAGAAGAAGTCAATTAACTCTTTCATATGTCTCTCTTCTTGagaaacaaacaaataaataaaggATTATCTGGGTAAAGATCTCTCCCAAGAAGTTTGAAGCCGAAAGGCCTTGAGAGGTTGGTTTAACATTAAATTCTACTTGATTATCTCGTTCTTGCAATTTTGTCTTGGCctcagtttttttttcttcttctgctatTCAGGTCAGAAAGAGCACAAGGGATGATGGATCTTTCTGGGCATGAAGGTGAGATGACAATCCCAATAGCTAGTGCCTATATTGGTGGCGGTACTCATGGCCACAACAACAGCAGCATCCATGGCAGCCTTtccctccaccaccaccaccgcGACCGCCAGCAGCCCTCCAatggtcctcctcctcctccctctcTAGTCCTACCCGTTGCCAGCGCCGCCGCAGAGGACCATCACCACTGCAGCGCCCAGAAAGGCACGATCAAGTACAGGGAGTGCCTCAAGAACCACGCGGCCTCCATCGGCGGCAATGCCACCGATGGCTGCGGCGAGTTCATGCCCAGCGGCGAGGAGGGCACCCTCGAGGCGCTCAAGTGCTCGGCCTGCGGCTGCCACAGGAACTTCCACAGGAAGGAGACCGAAGGAGAAGAGCAGCCTTCTCCATCGGAGTACCTCCACCCGCTCAGCCTCAGAGGAAGGAAGGTGGTGGGCTACAAGAGGACCCATCTCCTTCTCCCTAGCCCTGACCACTACCACCAGCTTGTCCCACGAGTCAGCCCGCACAGCATGATCATGCctctgcagcagcagcagcagcagcagacgTCGGAGTCGGAGGAGGTGGAAGTGATAAGGCCAGCTTTGGTGGTGAAGAAGAGGGCCAGGACCAAGTTCACGGCGgagcaaaaggagaagatgctgcGGTTCGCGGAGAAGGCCGGGTGGAGGCTCCAGAAGCAAGAGGAGAGCGTGGTGCAGCAGTTCTGCCAGGAGATCGGGGTGAAGAGGAGAGTGCTCAAGGTGTGGATGCACAACAACAAGCACAACTTGGCAAAGTTGCATGTTCCTCCACACCTTTCCAGTTTGAATGACCACCATTAATTGCACTCACcagttcctcctcctcctccatcttCCTTGCCAGTGCTCTCATTGACTAGCTTAATTATTATTTCTTTCATTCTTCTCATGGTAGATGTTGAGCTTGGTAGAGAATGCCAAAAACTATTTTACTATGTCATTGTCACCTATGCTGTGATGATTCCGCTGTTGTTCCTAAACTTCAAACTTTGCATGGTATTGGGCAGAAGTTTGTTAGAGAACTTATTACGCCACTGTTATCTGTGATTTTGGCAGGAGTGAAGTGATGGATGAAAGAAGATGGGGCATGAGCTACTCGTTTAATCACTAAAGCTGTCATGTGTTTTCAAGCTTCTGCCACTGGGCTCAACAAGCAAAAATTTGTGCGTCCAGTTTGTTAAAAAGAAAACCATGCAGTTCGGGGTCTGCTGCTGTAAGAGGTTGGAATTAATAAGGTTGCTGCTACACTAATTAAGTCGCTCTTGTACCTTGACATATCATGGCCTCATTTCGAGTCGACATTTCATATATATCCCAAGATATCAGGCTAAAGGATAAAACTAGGATCAAAGGATGAAACTTAGTGAAAAGAAGCCAATAACTCAATCTGCCGAGAAAGAAAAAGGGTCGCAAAGATAATTGAGCGTTGTAACAACTCCTAGGTTTCATGGAAGGCCTAAGCGACACCAATTTGACCTCTTCTATTCATTCCATCCCGACTATGATCACACCACTCAAGACTATCAGAAGCTAGGTTGGGAATCGAGCGTGTCAATCCCCGATAAGGTCGTCCTTTCTAATCCTAGAGGGAGGTCCACAAAAACAAAAAAGAGGATGAAACAACGCGTAACTCGCGGTCTCCCAAGTGGGACGAGTGAAGACAGGATTAAGGCCGGAAACAACGAGATTCACCTTCTCAGAAAGAGTGAGAGAGGGGCACCTCGAAGAAGCTAGGCTGGAGGACAATAACCATCCCACTTGAGAGATCATTAAGGTGATCCTGGAAAGGAGTCACTAACCAGGCATGAAAATGCAGATAATTTTTCTAAATCCATGTCACTTAATTATGAAAATAGGAGC is drawn from Zingiber officinale cultivar Zhangliang chromosome 1B, Zo_v1.1, whole genome shotgun sequence and contains these coding sequences:
- the LOC121968170 gene encoding zinc-finger homeodomain protein 3-like, encoding MMDLSGHEGEMTIPIASAYIGGGTHGHNNSSIHGSLSLHHHHRDRQQPSNGPPPPPSLVLPVASAAAEDHHHCSAQKGTIKYRECLKNHAASIGGNATDGCGEFMPSGEEGTLEALKCSACGCHRNFHRKETEGEEQPSPSEYLHPLSLRGRKVVGYKRTHLLLPSPDHYHQLVPRVSPHSMIMPLQQQQQQQTSESEEVEVIRPALVVKKRARTKFTAEQKEKMLRFAEKAGWRLQKQEESVVQQFCQEIGVKRRVLKVWMHNNKHNLAKLHVPPHLSSLNDHH